ttggctttcgaagactttagaaaaggcagggcaggatggatataggtctataacagtttgggtctagagtgtcaccccctttgaagagatgCTTGTTGAAGATAAAGGCAACGCAGAAATACTTTTACAACTGAATGAATTGTACACAGTAGTTTTtgtcccacctccctctccttcccttccaatctctccccctcctccctcacacaCTGACAAAAACCAGACGTGCAGAGTAAGCCAGATCTGCCAGGTAGAGCAGGAAGTTGAGAGCGGTGAGAACTGCAACCATCAACAGTGTTGGCTGCTGCCGGGTTTGGATGTGGCTGTAACTCTTGTCAAACTGGAACACGGGCCAGATGATGGTGGCGGTCAGGTACATGACAACAGCCAGCAGGCCATAGGCTGACAGGAAGCGTGCGAAGGGGAACGGGAGAAAGCCGGTACACTCCCCGACACACAGCACCACCACGGCTGCCGACAGGATGAAACAGACACAGTAGACCGCCATGCACCACTTGAGCGCTGCGTGATGTTCGTACGACACCGGGTCGCTGACCAGCATGAAGATGATGCAGGCCACGAAGGTCTGGCACACCTTGAGCAGGCCTGGAGACGTGGCCATGTAGCCCACCACCTCGCCCGGCTGCGCCCGCGTCAGGGTCACCTCCCACAGGTAGGCCACGGTGGCCAGGCAGGAGAAGACGGTGGAGGCGATGCGTCTGTCCCGGGCCTCCCCGTGGTTCTGCTGGCCCTTGAGGAAGTAGACAGGGAAGATGACCGAGGCAGAGAAGCAGAGCAGGGTGGCGTAGCAGGCCATGGTGATGGGAAAGTTTTTCCAGGAGACAGGGGCTCGGGCCTGGAGGCCAAAGTGCTCCACCAGCAGTACCAGCAGGGTCATGGAGAAGCTGAAGGcccaacagaacacacaccagTCTGCTAACCCGTGGGAGAGAGAGGCCTCACGGGCCACCACACTGAAGGCCACGCAGGAGAACAACTGTGCAGCCACACGCACCCACAGCAGCTGGGAGGTGGGCAGCACAATCAATGGCATGGTGGGAGGTGTTATACTGTCACGTTATACAGGGGAGTGGGGAATATGTACTGTAATATAGCTGAACACCGTAATAGTTCTTGTTCTGGCCCTTCCTCAGATACAATTAAAAGACTCTGAACGTGTCCTGTTCTCATCCAGGGTTCTGCAAGGAGATAAAGAAACAAAGCAAGATTTAGGGGCCAGGCAAATCACAGAACACACCAATTTAGAAATACAGTATaacacaaaagtgagtacacccctcacatttttgtaaatatttgagtatatcttttcatgtgacaacactgaagaaatgacactttgctacaatgtaaagtagtgagtgtacagcttgtataacagtgtaaatttgctgtcccctcaaaataactcaacacacagccattaatgccTAAACCGCTGGctacaaaagtgagtacacccctaagtgaaaatgtccaaattgggcccaaatagccattttccctccccggggtcatgtgactcgttagtgctacaaggtctcaggtgtgaatggggagcaggtgtgttaaatttggtgtcatcgctctcacactccctcatactgactggtcactcgAAGTTCAACATGGAAAAAAGAATTGTTGttctacataaagatggcctgggcaataagaagattgccaagaccctgaaactgagctgcagcacggtggccaagaccatacagcggtttaactggacaggttccactcagaacaggcctcgacatggtcgaccaaagaagttgagtgcacgtgctcagcgtcatatccagaggttgtctttgggaaatagatgtatgagtgctgccagcattgcttcagaggttgaaggggtgggaggtcagcctgtcagtgctcagaccatacgccgtacactgcatcaaattggtctgcatggctgtcgtcccagaaggaagcctcttctaaagatgatgcacaagaaagccagcaaacagtttgctgaagacaagaggactaaggacatggattactggaacagAGCATGACCAcctc
The genomic region above belongs to Oncorhynchus masou masou isolate Uvic2021 chromosome 27, UVic_Omas_1.1, whole genome shotgun sequence and contains:
- the LOC135516187 gene encoding myeloid-associated differentiation marker homolog — encoded protein: MPLIVLPTSQLLWVRVAAQLFSCVAFSVVAREASLSHGLADWCVFCWAFSFSMTLLVLLVEHFGLQARAPVSWKNFPITMACYATLLCFSASVIFPVYFLKGQQNHGEARDRRIASTVFSCLATVAYLWEVTLTRAQPGEVVGYMATSPGLLKVCQTFVACIIFMLVSDPVSYEHHAALKWCMAVYCVCFILSAAVVVLCVGECTGFLPFPFARFLSAYGLLAVVMYLTATIIWPVFQFDKSYSHIQTRQQPTLLMVAVLTALNFLLYLADLAYSARLVFVSV